The Mauremys reevesii isolate NIE-2019 linkage group 13, ASM1616193v1, whole genome shotgun sequence genome contains a region encoding:
- the PTK6 gene encoding protein-tyrosine kinase 6 isoform X1, producing MNSRLATSPLYTSLWDFDARTQTEISFRAGDLFQVTRQEGEWWWARKVDGSNRILAEGYVPYNYLAEQETMEAEPWFFGQISRSEALHRLLSEENKTGAFLIRISEKKDTDYVLSVRDDSIVRHYKIWRNSQGNVYMNAALSFPDLLSLVEHYKVKNLSHGLRLTIPCWKQEQEPLPHWDDWERPREEFSLVKKLGAGYFGDVYEGYWKNKVKVAIKTIPKADLTYQATFKNETEVMKNLRHKHILSLYAISSVGDPVYIITELMLKGNLLDFLRESEGEHLEMTDLVDMASQVADGMCYLESQNFVHRDLAARNILVGENNICKVGDFGLARLIKDDVYLSYSRNIPYKWTAPEAISHGRYSTKSDVWSFGILLYEIITYGQIPYPGMSNGEVCQKVQTGFQMSCPPNCPSMLYEIMRRCWHLSPDQRPDFQHLKGKLHSFTHYENPG from the exons ATGAATTCCAGGCTTGCAACCAGTCCTCTGTACACCAGTCTCTGGGACTTTGATGCCAGAACACAGACAGAAATCAGCTTCCGGGCAGGAGACCTCTTCCAGGTCACCAGGCAAGAAGGAGAATGGTGGTGGGCCAGGAAAGTCGACGGCTCGAACAGGATCCTAGCCGAAGGTTATGTTCCTTACAATTACTTAGCTGAGCAGGAGACAATGGAGGCAGAACC ctggttTTTTGGGCAGATCTCGCGTTCCGAGGCCTTACACAGGCTGCTGTCGGAAGAGAACAAGACCGGGGCCTTTCTAATCCGAATCAGTGAGAAAAAAGATACTGACTACGTGCTTTCAG TTCGGGATGACTCAATTGTGAGGCACTACAAGATCTGGCGGAACTCCCAGGGGAACGTCTACATGAACGCTGCACTCTCCTTCCCGGATCTGCTCAGCCTAGTGGAGCATTACAAAGTGAAGAACCTCTCCCACGGCCTGAGACTGACAatcccctgctggaag CAAGAACAAGAGCCTCTGCCTCACTGGGATGACTGGGAAAGACCCAGAGAAGAATTCAGTCTGGTCAAGAAGCTGGGAGCTGGATACTTTGGAGACGTCTATGAAGGATACTGGAAAAACAAGGTCAAAGTTGCAATTAAAACTATCCCCAAAG CTGACCTGACGTACCAGGCCACTTTCAAGAACGAAACCGAGGTAATGAAGAATCTGAGGCACAAGCACATCCTCTCCCTCTATGCCATCTCTTCTGTTGGAGATCCTGTCTACATCATCACCGAGCTCAtgctcaaaggaaacctgctaGATTTTCTCCGAG AGTCAGAAGGGGAGCATCTGGAAATGACCGATCTGGTTGACATGGCATCCCAGGTGGCTGATGGGATGTGCTACTTAGAGTCTCAGAATTTTGTTCACCGAGATTTAGCTGCGAGAAATATTCTTGTTGGAGAAAACAACATCTGCAAAGTGGGTGACTTTGGCCTGGCCAGGCTTATCAAG GATGATGTGTACTTGTCTTACTCTCGCAATATCCCCTATAAATGGACAGCCCCTGAGGCCATTTCCCATGGACGCTATTCCACCAAGTCCGATGTTTGGTCTTTTGGGATCCTTCTGTATGAAATTATCACCTATGGACAGATTCCATACCCAG GTATGAGTAACGGTGAGGTTTGCCAAAAAGTCCAAACGGGTTTCCAGATGTCCTGC